In one Bradysia coprophila strain Holo2 unplaced genomic scaffold, BU_Bcop_v1 contig_415, whole genome shotgun sequence genomic region, the following are encoded:
- the LOC119082275 gene encoding methionine aminopeptidase 1D, mitochondrial isoform X2, translated as MSVTIKNLIYRNIAFRNTFKLYNTFSRNRIVEPGNVFPELPVPDHVVKPDYYYEFTPPGRTDTDEPPEIKNSQDIERMRDACKLAATILKSCSSKIQVGTTTDEIDRYVHAKIIRANAFPSPLRYGGFPKSVCTSVNNVACHGIPDDRPLINGDIINVDITVFLNGYHGDCSQTFLVGDVDEKGRFLVSSTKACLDEAIRNCGPNVPFNRIGTVIERMANSKQLNVIPAFIGHGIGKYFHGPPEILHYENDLPGIMLPGMVFTIEPILSLGEQEIEILDDGWTAVTTDNSRTAQFEHTILVTDSGVDILTE; from the exons ATGTCAGTGACaataaaaaacttaatttacaGAAACATTGCGTTCCGAAACACTTTTAAACTGTACAACACATTCAGTCGAAATCG CATTGTTGAACCAGGAAACGTATTCCCCGAATTACCAGTGCCCGACCACGTCGTCAAGCCTGACTACTATTATGAGTTCACTCCACCTGGCCGTACAGATACCGATGAACCaccagaaattaaaaattctcaagaCATTGAACGTATGCGAGATGCTTGTAAATTGGCAGCGACTATCTTGAAAAGTTGTAGTAGTAAGATACAA GTTGGGACAACAACTGACGAAATCGACCGTTATGTTCATGCGAAAATTATTCGAGCAAATGCTTTTCCATCCCCGTTACGTTACGGTGGTTTCCCGAAATCAGTCTGTACCTCAGTGAACAATGTAGCATGTCATGGTATACCCGACGATCGGCCTTTAATCAACGGTGATATTATTAATGTGGACATAACC GTATTTTTGAATGGATATCATGGCGACTGCTCACAAACTTTTCTGGTGGGAGATGTTGATGAAAAAGGACGGTTTCTCGTTTCAAGCACAAAGGCTTGTTTGGACGAG gCAATACGAAACTGCGGTCCGAATGTTCCATTCAATCGAATCGGTACAGTAATCGAACGAATGGCAAATAGCAAACAATTGAACGTAATTCCAGCGTTTATTGGACACGGAATTGGAAAGTACTTTCATGGGCCACCGGAAATACTGCACTACG AAAATGATTTGCCTGGCATCATGTTGCCTGGAATGGTATTCACCATTGAGCCCATTTTGTCGTTGGGAGAACAGGAGATAGAAATTTTAGATGATGGCTGGACAGCGGTAACAACAGATAATTCACGTACCGCTCAATTTGAACACACAATTTTAGTTACGGATTCGGGTGTGGATATTTTAACGGAATAG
- the LOC119082275 gene encoding methionine aminopeptidase 1D, mitochondrial isoform X1, with protein sequence MSVTIKNLIYRNIAFRNTFKLYNTFSRNRLCTSSIVEPGNVFPELPVPDHVVKPDYYYEFTPPGRTDTDEPPEIKNSQDIERMRDACKLAATILKSCSSKIQVGTTTDEIDRYVHAKIIRANAFPSPLRYGGFPKSVCTSVNNVACHGIPDDRPLINGDIINVDITVFLNGYHGDCSQTFLVGDVDEKGRFLVSSTKACLDEAIRNCGPNVPFNRIGTVIERMANSKQLNVIPAFIGHGIGKYFHGPPEILHYENDLPGIMLPGMVFTIEPILSLGEQEIEILDDGWTAVTTDNSRTAQFEHTILVTDSGVDILTE encoded by the exons ATGTCAGTGACaataaaaaacttaatttacaGAAACATTGCGTTCCGAAACACTTTTAAACTGTACAACACATTCAGTCGAAATCG ATTATGCACATCTAGCATTGTTGAACCAGGAAACGTATTCCCCGAATTACCAGTGCCCGACCACGTCGTCAAGCCTGACTACTATTATGAGTTCACTCCACCTGGCCGTACAGATACCGATGAACCaccagaaattaaaaattctcaagaCATTGAACGTATGCGAGATGCTTGTAAATTGGCAGCGACTATCTTGAAAAGTTGTAGTAGTAAGATACAA GTTGGGACAACAACTGACGAAATCGACCGTTATGTTCATGCGAAAATTATTCGAGCAAATGCTTTTCCATCCCCGTTACGTTACGGTGGTTTCCCGAAATCAGTCTGTACCTCAGTGAACAATGTAGCATGTCATGGTATACCCGACGATCGGCCTTTAATCAACGGTGATATTATTAATGTGGACATAACC GTATTTTTGAATGGATATCATGGCGACTGCTCACAAACTTTTCTGGTGGGAGATGTTGATGAAAAAGGACGGTTTCTCGTTTCAAGCACAAAGGCTTGTTTGGACGAG gCAATACGAAACTGCGGTCCGAATGTTCCATTCAATCGAATCGGTACAGTAATCGAACGAATGGCAAATAGCAAACAATTGAACGTAATTCCAGCGTTTATTGGACACGGAATTGGAAAGTACTTTCATGGGCCACCGGAAATACTGCACTACG AAAATGATTTGCCTGGCATCATGTTGCCTGGAATGGTATTCACCATTGAGCCCATTTTGTCGTTGGGAGAACAGGAGATAGAAATTTTAGATGATGGCTGGACAGCGGTAACAACAGATAATTCACGTACCGCTCAATTTGAACACACAATTTTAGTTACGGATTCGGGTGTGGATATTTTAACGGAATAG
- the LOC119082277 gene encoding glutathione S-transferase Mu 1-like, which translates to MDVIMAPVVGYWNIRGFASPIRNLLHYKEVEFEDKVYTIGPAPEYNISGWTSVKPTLGLDFPNLPYYIDGDVKLSQSLTILRYLGRKYNLVGETEDETLRVELAEQQAVDLRHGLMIMLYFNPNFEKDKEEYLKKLPSLIEPIAKFLGPNSWVAGDKLTYADFILYDALDFNRMFSPETFQSAGAEIVNNFLTRFENIPQIKAYMTSGKYKKLPIVAPVAEWGGQSE; encoded by the exons ATGGACGTAATAATGGCACCAGTTGTGGGATATTGGAACATTCGAGGATTCGCTTCACCTATTCGTAATTTGTTACATTACAAAGAAGTCGAATTCGAGGACAAAGTGTATACAATTGGACCGGCACCCGAATACAATATTTCTGGTTGGACGTCAGTCAAGCCAACATTAGGTCTCGATTTTCCCAATTTACCGTATTATATTGATGGTGACGTCAAATTAAGTCAG AGCTTAACAATTTTGCGCTATTTGGggagaaaatacaatttggTTGGTGAAACGGAGGATGAAACACTTAGAGTTGAATTAGCTGAACAACAGGCAGTCGATTTACGTCATGGCTTGATGATTATGCTGTATTTCAATCCAAACTTTGAGAAAGACAAGGAAGAGTATTTGAAAAAACTACCGAGTCTAATCGAACCAATTGCCAAATTTCTTGGTCCGAATTCGTGGGTTGCTGGAGACAAATTGACATACGCCGATTTTATCTTATATGATGCACTCGATTTTAACCGAATGTTCAGTCCGGAAACGTTCCAAAGTGCTGGTGCAGAAAtcgtaaacaattttctaactCGATTCGAGAACATTCCTCAAATTAAGGCTTACATGACGAGTGGCAAATACAAGAAATTGCCAATCGTCGCTCCAGTAGCTGAATGGGGTGGTCAGAGTGAATAA
- the LOC119082272 gene encoding uncharacterized MFS-type transporter YhjX-like, with amino-acid sequence MEPQVSDPTRKRNPITRAIVWHYSNTKCTIKQAQYEKEKYLISTVRFNPWLLMPASIIVQFCCGSLYAWSVFNAPIDEAISGDSKVSQAPVTFYIAVGMLGVASAVMGPYLERNGPRKTIMISSSLFLVANILSAIAIYLKYIWLLYLGFGVIGGFSIGLGYIAPVSSLQKWFPHKRGLAGGFAVCGFGAGSIVIGKVILPLIHTVGLPLTFIVLGSLYFVAMMTSAFIFRVPPPGYTVITTSDTERKATAPLVPQNSEIKLTLKESIKSIDFWFLYVIFFTNSLFGLLVISRLADMITKLYFREPNEASTIVSINSALNLIGRLVFSTLSDKIGRRTSCVIMLTTQTIIIATFPIFMEDRNYWLFLGCMFVVSMCYGGGVGIMPAFLADLFGSHNIGVCFGVLITAWSIAGTGGGLLFTAIYNHLLTSLGYTTGDAYPFIFNSYWILSLVVFGLFCTLLIRTQQKYRILPPVEGQWYRFRLFKRVYIVKRVSVCPEIEILSVDEYDQLWDNYLKSRHLDVNGDAVELTTLIDSNK; translated from the exons ATGGAACCCCAAGTGAGTGATCCAACGCGAAAAAGGAACCCCATTACACGAGCCATAGTTTGGCACTATAGCAACACGAAATGTACGATAAAACAGGCACAGTACGAAAAGGAAAAGTACCTAATTTCAACGGTTCGATTCAATCCATGGCTGTTGATGCCAGCTTCAATTATAGTGCAATTTTGTTGTGGCTCGTTGTATGCGTGGAGTGTTTTCAATGCTCCGATTGACGAAGCAATTTCCGGCGACAGCAAAGTGTCCCAAGCACCAGTCACTTTTTATATTGCTGTTGGTATGCTCGGCGTTGCGTCTGCTGTTATGGGTCCGTATTTAGAGCGAAATGGTCCGAGAAAAACCATCATGATCTCGTCGAGTTTATTCCTCGTGGCGAATATACTATCCGCAATTGCCATTTACTTAAAATACATTTGGCTGTTGTACCTAGGATTCGGGGTGATTGGTGGCTTTAGCATTGGACTCG GTTATATTGCGCCTGTTTCATCCCTGCAGAAGTGGTTCCCTCATAAGAGAGGATTAGCAGGTGGATTTGCTGTATGTGGATTCGGAGCAG GTTCGATTGTAATCGGCAAAGTGATTTTACCTTTGATTCACACAGTCGGATTGCCACTTACGTTTATCGTACTTGGATCCTTATATTTTGTGGCAATGATGACTTCTgcctttattttccgtgttcCCCCTCCAGGCTATACGGTTATTACAACATCAGATACCGAGCGGAAAGCTACAGCACCACTAGTGCCCCAAAATTCAGAGATTAAACTAACGCTCAAGGAGTCCATAAAATCTATAGACTTTTGGTTCCTCTACGTGATCTTCTTCACGAACTCTCTATTCGGACTACTGGTTATTTCACGTCTGGCAGATATGATAACCAAATTGTATTTCCGAGAACCAAATGAAGCTTCCACAATTGTGTCCATTAACAGCGCATTGAATTTGATCGGCCGGTTAGTTTTCTCGACACTTTCGGATAAAATTGGAAGAAGAACTAGTTGTGTTATTATGCTGACGACACAGACAATTATTATCGCTACCTTTCCGATTTTCATGGAAGATAGAAACTATTGGTTGTTCCTCGGTTGTATGTTCGTCGTTTCAATGTGTTATGGTGGTGGCGTCGG AATTATGCCAGCATTCTTAGCCGACCTGTTTGGAAGTCATAACATTGGTGTCTGCTTCGGAGTACTTATCACCGCATGGTCGATTGCCGGAACTGGCGGTGGGCTACTTTTTACCGCTATCTACAATCATCTGCTAACATCATTAGGATACACCACCGGCGACGCTTACCCGTTCATTTTTAATTCGTATTGGATATTGTCATTGGTAGTTTTTGGCCTGTTTTGTACACTTTTAATAAGGACACAACAGAAATATCGTATTCTCCCGCCCGTTGAAGGACAGTGGTACAGGTTTAGACTGTTTAAACGTGTGTACATCGTTAAGAGAGTATCGGTATGCCCTgagattgaaattttgagtGTAGACGAATACGATCAATTGTGGGATAATTATCTGAAATCGCGGCATTTAGATGTCAACGGTGATGCAGTTGAATTGACGACACTAATTGATTCCAATAAGTGA